Proteins from a single region of Electrophorus electricus isolate fEleEle1 chromosome 5, fEleEle1.pri, whole genome shotgun sequence:
- the LOC113577079 gene encoding tripartite motif-containing protein 35-like, which produces MASKQPFSDEDFTCPVCCDIFKDPVLLSCTHSVCRGCVRRYWSVERSQRCPLCRKQSARNPPLNLALRNLCRTFLEVREDPEVLCDIHSEKLKLFCCDDGQLACVVCRDSSKHQSHRFSPVDEAADELKDIIKRALKSMTKKVRNLQEARFNCYQKVDHIKQQAQYVRNRTEKEFDKLHQFLQKEHRAIVTKLKEEVQLKTQMLEKDIAIMNKEARSLSKTINEISKELECEDVKFIKSFEKTLKKARCTQVEPDEVYGELIDITNYLGNLQFRVWKKMKKIIKYSESGIAQVNFSILHVK; this is translated from the exons ATGGCCTCCAAGCAACCCTTCTCTGACGAGGACTTCACGTGCCCCGTGTGCTGCGACATCTTCAAGGACCCGGTTCTCCTCTCGTGCACCCACAGCGTGTGCCGCGGGTGTGTTAGACGGTACTGGAGTGTCGAGCGCTCTCAAAGATGCCCGCTGTGCAGGAAGCAATCTGCTCGCAATCCCCCCCTCAACCTGGCTCTGAGAAACTTGTGCCGGACCTTTCTCGAGGTTAGAGAGGACCCCGAAGTGCTTTGCGATATTCACAGCGAGAAACTGAAACTGTTCTGCTGCGACGATGGGCAGCttgcatgtgttgtgtgcagAGACTCAAGCAAGCACCAGAGTCACAGGTTCTCTCCTGTCGATGAAGCAGCGGATGAACTTAAG GATATTATTAAGCGTGCACTGAAGTCAATGACAAAGAAAGTGAGGAACCTTCAAGAGGCCCGGTTTAACTGTTACCAAAAAGTTGATCACATAAAG CAACAGGCCCAATATGTAAGGAATCGGACTGAGAAGGAGTTCGACAAACTCCATCAGTTTCTCCAAAAGGAACACAGAGCCATAGTGACTAAGCTGAAGGAAGAGGTGCAACTAAAAACACAGATGCTGGAAAAGGACATAGCAATAATGAATAAGGAGGCGCGCTCTCTCTCCAAAACCATAAATGAAATATCGAAGGAACTAGAATGTGAAGATGTCAAATTCATAAAG AGTTTCGAGAAAACTCTGAAGAA AGCCCGCTGCACACAGGTGGAACCAGACGAGGTTTATGGAGAGCTGATTGATATCACAAACTACCTGGGCAACCTGCAGTTCAGAGTCtggaagaaaatgaagaaaataatcaaatacaGTGAGTCTGGTATTGCTCAGGTTAATTTCAGCATTCTGCACGTTAAATAG